The following nucleotide sequence is from Zea mays cultivar B73 chromosome 1, Zm-B73-REFERENCE-NAM-5.0, whole genome shotgun sequence.
cttggtgatcttggtgagttcatcaccctcgtgcgcggtcttgagtagatcccaaatctccttcacattcttcaacccttgcaccttgttatattcctctctacttagagaggtgaggagtatggttgtggcttgggagttgaagtgctcgatttgggctacttcatcctcatcatagttttcatcccctacggatggtacctatgcaccaaactcaacaacatcccatatacttttgtggagtgaggttagatgaaatcgcattaaatcactccacctagcataatcttcaccatcaaatgttggtggcttgcctaatgggacggaaagtaaaggtgtatgtttaggaatgcgagggtagcgtagggggatcttactatacttcttacgctcttggcgcttagaagtgacggacgccgtgtcggagccggaggtggatgccgatgaagaatcggtctcgtagtagaccacctttctcatcctctttttcttgtccccactccgatgcggcttgtgggaagaggatttctccttcttctctttgtggtgtgaagaagatttcttctccttccctttggaggagtccttcttcttctccttcctcttggtgcgggactcttccgatgaagtgctcccgtggcttgtagtgggcttttcgccggtctccatctccttcttggcgtgatatcccgacatcacttcgagcggttaagctctaatgaagcaccgggctccgataccaattgatagtcgcctagagggggtgaatagggcgaaactgaaatttacaaatataaacacaactacaagccgggttagcgttagaaataaaaacgagtccgcgagagacggtgcaaaacaaatcttaagcaaataaggagtgtgacacaaggatttgttttaccgagattcggttctcgcaaacctactccccgttgaggtggtcacaaagatcgggtctctttcaaccctttccctctctcaaacggtccctcggaccgagtgagcttctcttctcaaatcaaaaccaggaacaaaacttccccgcaagggccaccacacaattggtgcctcttgccttgattacaatggagttttgatcacaagaacaagtgagaaagaaagcaagcgatccaagcgcaagagctcaaaagaacacggcaaatctctctcgctaatcactaaagccttgagtggagttggagaggatttgatctctttggtgtgtctagaattgaatgcctagctcttgtaagtggttgagaagtggaaaacttggatgcaatgaatggtggggtggttggggtatttatagccccaaccaccaaacatgaccgttggtggaggctgtctgtcgtatggtgcaccggacagtccggtgcacaccggacatgtccggtgcgccagccacgtcaccaaagccgttggattctgaccgttggagctctgtcttctgggcccgcctggatgtctggtggcgcaccggacatgtactgtagagtgtccggtgcgccagcatgggcgtgcctgacttctgtgcgcactggtgcgcaattaatgcgctgcaggttgctgttggcgccgaagtagccgttgccccgcagttacaccggacagtccggtgtacaccggacatgtccggtgaattatagcggagcaaccgttgcaaattcccgaggctggcgagttccagagccgcgttcccttggagcaccggacactgtccggtgtacaccgttcagtccggtgaattatagcgcgccggctctgagatTTTCACGAaagtgacgagttggagttggagtcctctggtgcaccggacactgtccggaggcacaccggagagtccggtgcgccagaccagaggtgccttcggttgtccctttgctcttttgttgaacccaatacttggtctttttattggctaagtgtgaacctttggcacctgtataacttgtacactagagcaaactagttagtccaattatttgtgttgggcaattcaaccaccaaaattatttaggaactaggtgtaagcctaattccctttcatgttgccccgaagattgtgaggtgtactgtggcctctgaagctggcttcctttgtcatcattctgactggagctgtggattgacctgacatgcctcgggtggattcttcctccgaagcccctggtcatctccgagaatctgtaagcttcttcccttctttggcagaagtcgttgtcagcccggatgtactcatccatcttctgaagcagcttctccagagtttgtgggggcttcctggcgaagtattgagccataggtcctggccgaagacccttaatcatggcctcaatgacaatttcgttgggcactatgggcgcttgtgccctcagtcgcaagaaccttcggacatacgcctgaaggtattcctcatggtcttgcgtgcactggaacaaggcctgagctgtgactggcttcgtctgaaagccttggaaactggtcaccagcatgtccttgagcttctgccacgacgtgattgtccctggccgaagggaagaataccatgccTGGGCCACGTTCcagactgccatgatgaaggacttagTCATGAcaactgcattgcctccgtatgaggatattgttgcctcatagctcatcagaaattgttttgggtctgagtgcccatcgtacatgggtagctggggtggccTGTAGGAttatggccatgggatagcctgcaattctgctgccaagggagaagcatcatcaaaagtgaaagtaccatgattaaaatcatcataccatccatattcgttgaataagccctcttgacgaagctccctatgttggggccttcggtcttggtcatcttgagaaagatgacacacttcttcagtagcttcgtcgatcttcctttgaagatcagccacccgagccatcttctcctttttcctttgcacttgttgatggatgatttccatgtccctgatctcttggtccaactcctcctcctggaatgttggactagtggcctttctcttctggcttcgagcctcccggagagagagagagtctcctgatttgtgtccagtggctgcagtgcagcagcccctgacgctgttatcttcttcggcgccatgacgaaggtcaatactttgccgaaggttgtggaagtgagtacactggaggtgggcgctaatgttggagacttgttctcaaatgctatgaattaagaacaaggcaacacaaaataggttaatggttaatgcccttcgtcttgcaaagcattatttccctaaggatataacgatcttcggacgaaggttatgaaggacataccttcatcatcacaacatatatcaatgaaagatgaagcatatgaaacataagaaataacatggataatcatatgacatcataatatatctttcattatataatcatgaatgaataagaataacacaggattacatttgtaccttagaCTTGACAGAAGGTgtcagtacaagcgtgatgcacgagtgagtacaaatcagcgtgaacagtacggaggtactgctcatctatttataggcacagggcgcaacctgtgtaaatttacattcatgccctttatatttactattgacttatggacaacccaacggggactagatgaccttttcccctttaagtcgattcctttttccgccattgagccgaagctcccttgcgcgtagtttcggagcaacatcagccttcgtcttgaccatgtttttcacatcgtgtatgcttttaacccgagtacaaaggtacctgttcatatgttgcacttggaaaacattgttaaatcatgtttttgaggaccttcggaagacgaaggcccccaacaggcgtATTTAAGTGTGAGGAGAATAGAGAAATATTTCTAAACAGCCAGAGGCCACGTGTCCGATTGTTGTGGCTTAGGAACGAGATCGACAAGCAGGTAGTTATATAAAGCACTTAATTTATACAACTTTTTTGCTTCATGACCACATTTACTGAAGGAGCCCTTAACTTCAAATAGGATTATTTATTATTCTTTCATGTGGAAGTCCTTGATTTTAAGTATTTACATGTCCAATTCTTTCATGTCCTGAAACATTTCTGCTTCTCTTGTTTCTTAGCATTAAGTTCTTAGTAGATGAGGAATTGAATATATAAACATTTGTCTGAGTTTTCTCATCAACGGGCGATACACAAGGGTTTTTCGTCAACAAGTGGTCGCTAAAAGAAGAGCTGAAACATCAAGATGGTGTCTACTTCTAGGTCTTGCCATTGAGGAGATGATGCTAAACTGAAGTCATGTAGTATTATGCTATGCATTTAGGAGATGATGCTAAGTTGAATAACTGTATCTATCTGATTTTTCTATGCACTAAGACTATGTTTGTTTTATTATTATGCTATGCAATCTACCAATCTATCAGTAGTATTGATTCTCGCTGACATATTCAGAATTATTAGCAAGTGTGGATTCTTGTACATGCATGCTGTCGGCAGATAATATCAGTATACACTAATAGCATTGTGGTGTTCGCTTTAGATTCATGTGTTGTATATTCAAGTGTGGGATTCATGTGTTGTATATTCAAATGTGACTAATTTGTTGAGTACATACGGACGTGTAGATCCTAGCTGCTGGCTGCCAAAGAGGCAAAGAACAGCAAGGGAGGGTAGCCCTGTTGGGCGGTGCCCACCCCGGGCATGTTCGGTAGATATGGATTCAATCCTCCGGTGGAACTAATCCAGACGTGGATTGAATGGTTCCCCTCCCGTCACTCTTTCCCTGGGTGGTTTAATTCCCCTATATGTTAATTCCCTACTTCTTTCTTCTTATTCGGTTAGCACATAAGAAATAGTATATTCATCATAAGAAAAAACCACTAGGCTCACAAATAACCAGAATATAAGCAATAGTGTGTATTTAAGAATGAACCAGTAGGCTTGACCTCTGCACAAATAACCAGAACATAAGCAACATTATATTTGTAAGAAATCACTAGGAACCAAAACAAAAATCTAGTAACAGTTTGACATGCAGAGTATTAGCCATTAAAAATGCAACAATATATTTGTAGGTTCTAACATTTCATCATCTATACATCGACGACTGTTGTCTAACTGGTCCTAGCTCTCCAGCAACTCTAGCCACATCTAGCCACCATCTTACCATCTGATCTGCATATGAGAAACAAAGAATCAACTTCTGCGTCCCAAATCATAAACCATGAGTTTACAATGAATCGAAGGGCCAACACTTCTTTTAATAGATGGTCCCAAACGGAAACTTGAAAGCAAGATAACTTGTGATCTATTATGTTATATATAGTGCAAAATATGTTCTCTAATCAAATCAAGACTAACCAGCTGGTATCTGACATGATTGAACCGACCAATTATCACACAAATAACCAGAACATTTCATCTTATCCTCTAAATGAGCATCTCATCCTTATAAAGACTACCATATTCCTAGCTGTCTCGAACAAGTATTCTTATAGGTTCACCGAATATGTTGAGGTTCCAtgttcttgtttttagatatatTTTGGTGACTAGCTGAACAAATAAGGCCTATCAGATTCAACAACCTGAATATATGATAGGTTTTTGTTAGAAATACATCTAGACAAGTACAATTAAAGATATGTACTCTAAACTGAAACACTAAATAGTTTTTAAACTATTAATATCTCCAATTTGATAAAACACTAAACAATTTTATTATATGTGTGCCATCTGTAGAGAAAAATCGATAGCATGCCTTACACACAACTAAATATTGCACCAAATTTTATATGTGCAAGTGACATGCaggaaacttttgtaaaggggtaCAAGCAATTATTGCACCAAATTTTATGTGCCCTTTTCTTTTTTAAGGCACTGATAATGTAGAAGACAAAAAGATAAAATGCTTAATCTATGGGCTATGACCCTGCTCGATACAGATTCTCTACAAGTGTTTGTCTGAGAAGTTGTACAGATAGAAGCAAAGTCAGAGTGAATAACTCGAATTTAGTTTTTGCCTTTTAGTTATACAAGTAATAATGGTGATGGAAATAAGTACATCGACAAGAAGTTTATCGTTTTTATTTTTGATTCAGCTTGTTTTAGCTATGCAGCTTTTATTTTCAATTCACTAACATCTAGATATTAACTGACAGCAAATTAGAAAGTCACCACTCACGAGCACAACACCGAGAACCCTGGTAGACGCTCCCCATTGCTTGCATAAGCATCTTCACTTTTCAGATCCAGCAACTGTCCATACTTGACGGTTGACACAGCTTCTTCCAGAATGCTTGCCATGGCAGCATTGTTTTGGTCCTCGAAGTATTCTGCTACAGATGGAGCACACTGCACGCGACGACATCTCTCGCCTGGCACGAGGTGGTGTCAGGGTGAACAGCGATGGCGAACTGCGCATCTCGTGTTTTTCTTTTCTCTGAACACAATGAATCCTTGACCaaaggaagaaacaaatagagcCTAAATCAAGATGCCAACGCAGATGCTCTCCAACGCCTCCTCATCGAAGCTGTTGTGGCTCTCCTTCAGCGACGACGACTTTGACCGTAGCGCAGCCACACTTACAACTCCCCGCAGATCTACCGAACCCTACAAAAATCAAGAACCCTTATATCGCAACCACACTTACAACTCCCCGCAGATCTATCGAACCCTACAAAAATCAAGAACCCTACACGAGAGAGGAGATGCGAAGGATGGGGGACACGACAAACTTACGGGCAAGAAAGTTTTGGCTACTGGAGAGGACAGATGCCGCCAGGGAGATTGCAGCGCCGCCGCTTACGTCGCCTGGCGCTCGTGTCTCGCCGTTGCTTACGTCGCTTGGTGCTCATGTGTCGTGTCGCTTGGTGCTCATGTGTCGTGTCTCGCCTCCGCACTTGCTGCAGGCCTGCGACTGACGAGGAAAGATTCCACGAGTCAAGAGTCGTGGGTCGAATACCGGGCCAGGGTGAAGGGATTTCACTGGGATTGGACCGGGGTAGAAACCTACAAGAGCTAACCGAACAGATGTTCCCATATGGACCGGGCTTGTTTCCATACGGGCTGATCCACGAGGTTTGCCACCGCACCCCGGTCGGGAATGGTACAACCGAACAAAGCCGAAATCTGAGTAGCAGGGATTTTGTCCCTGGGTTCCTCTAACCCAGCTATCAATGGAGCCCCGACCAATTTCGCCTCCCGCGCGGGCCTTTCCTCCGGCGGGtcccgcccgcgcgcccgcctccaAGACTCCACTCCAACCCAGCCCGCCCGGCTAAAACCCTCCCCTGTTCTGACTTCTGATGTTCGTCCTCACAGCCACCACCAGCACCACCACGGCCACCTCACTTCTCCTCCGATGCCGTCCACTCCCCTCGCCTAAAACTGTAACACTTGCCACGCCTCCTGCTATCCTCCCCTTCTGCATCCGCTCCCGcttctccgcctccgcctccgcctctgcATCCTCCGTCTCTCCCCAAAGCCGTGCGACCGCGGCAGCCGCTGCAGGCAAATCCAGGGAGAAGAAGCCGCCGACCGCGAGGGCGAAGCGGGCCGACGCAGTACCTGCAGCGGCGGCGCCTGGAATGTCGGCCTCCGGTGGCGGCTCCGCTGGGAAGCGCACGGTGGCGGACGTGCTGATGGGGAACGCACGGGCCGCCGCCAGCAAGGCGAAGAAAGCAGCGCCGTCTCCGAAGAAGCCGCAGGCGAAGACCGACGGCGCAGAGGTCGAACCGGAGGCTGCAGCGGTGGCGGAGAAACCGCCTTCGCCGGCGAGGTCCAAGCGGGCGTCGTCCCCAGCGAAGTCCCCCAAATTGCTGCCTGATGGGTCTACCTCGTCGGCTAAGTCCAAGGGTCCAGCCGCGCTCGCTCAATTGGATGCGGCGAAGGAGAATCCCCCGTCGCCAAAGAggtccaaaaccctagccgctaaATCCGACACCCAGCCTTCTGGTGAAGGTGTTGTTGGGCTTGGGCACACCGATGGGAAGAAGGGGTCACCCTCCCCGACCAAGGCTAAAGGCCAAGCTTCCCAATCAGAGGAGAAGAAGCGGGCCGCTTCACCCAAGAAGGCGAAAACCACAGATTCCCCGAAGACAGAGAAGAATATCaccctagagctaaagaagaaaggCAGTGAGTTTGACCCAATGGCTGTTGCCTATTGGAAGCCTGGTGAACCCGTGCCATTCCTGTTTCTGGCTCGCGCACTTGATCTCATCTCCAACGAGAGTGGCCGTATTGTTATTACAGAAATCCTATCAAATGTGTTTCGTACAGTGATGGCAACAACACCGGATGATCTCCTTGCAACTGTATACCTCTCAGCCAACCGGATTGCGCCACCTCATGAGGGGATTGAGCTTGGGATTGGGGATGCATCAGTCATCCGTGCACTTGCAGAGGCATATGGACGCAAAGAGGAGCATGTTAAGAAGGACCTCAAGGTTGTTAAGTTGGTTACATGTTTGTTCTCAGTTCAACTGCTATGGAATTGGAGGCATAACTTGAGTTGCTGTTGTCTTGGTGATTGTAGGAATTGGGTGATTTGGGGCTTGTGGCAAAAGCAAGCAGGTCATCACAGAAGATGATGTTTAAGCCAAAACCACTGACAATAGCTCGTGTGCTTAGCACTTTCCGGACAATCGCAAAGGTTCTATTTCCTTTCTCGCATTTCTGATGCTGAATATTTTGCCATAAACCTTTATTCTGACTTGATACCTCAACATAGAATTGAACTGCTTTCATTGGGACAATGAGTGATACTGAAATATGCATTAACAGAAGTAAATTCACAGTATGTAGTGAGCCTGGGATTCGACCCAGAGTGGATAATGTGCTTCCATAGTGCACCATTACACAGTTCACTTGAGAAATCGTTTAACAAGTATTCTCTTATTCAGGAATCAGGCAAAGACAGTCAAGATAAAAAAAGAAACCATATGAAGGGACTTCTTGTTGCTGCAACTGACTGTGAACCCCAGTACATCACACGCCTTCTTCAGGTAAATCATGGAATGTTCACTAAGTGCACTTCCTTCGTGTCCTGTCTATTCATGCTTGCCTGAATTGTTACTTGTCACAGTCAAAGATGAGGATTGGGCTAGCAGAGAAAACTGTCCAAATGGCGCTAGGGCAAGCTGCCGTATATGCTGACAAAAATCCTTTGCCACCAAAAGTTCAATCACCTTTCGAAGAGGTTACTCCATGTATTGTGCTTTTATTTACATTCCTACATTTGTTTtgataggatcagattgaaactaTCCTATTGCCTCCACATTAGATCTTTGTTAGTTTTTTTAATCAACTCTGCAGCCATGTTAGCATGCAACTGTGCAATACACGATTCACAGGGTTCTACATGTGTTTCTTCAATAACCTTAATTCTAATTCATTGATGATTGTTTGTGCTGTTAAAAATCATGCTTCACAAATTTTAGAATAAACAATGTAATAATAATGTATTGTTGCCAGGGTTTTATTCCTCCTATATGAAGCTTTCAAATAGTTAATACTGTGCATATTAATATAACTATATCTCGTCCTTATCTGAGTTTCTCTTGCTTATATGTGGAAGTTTGATTTGATATTCATGGTCAACATCTTTTATTCCTAACATTGATGCTACAGTGGTCAGTTACTGAGTTTATTGTATTTATTTACTAATGAAGGCTGCAAAAATAATTAAACAAGCATATTCGGTTCTTCCGATATATGATAAAATTGTCCCAGCGATACTCGAAGTAGGAGTTTGGAAGCTTCCAGAGACATGCAAATTTTCCATAGGTGTCCCTGTTGGCCCTATgttagcaaaagcaacaaaatctGTCTCAGAGATCATCGACAAGTTTCAGGGTCTTGAATACACTTGCGAGTACAAGTATGATGGTGAAAGGGCTCAGGTATCATCAATCCTCACGGCGTTTAGCTCTTCTAGTATAATACTTTTGACCCATGCTCATCTAAGTCAACACTTCATAATTTTGAATTTAGATACATTGCATGGAGGATGGTTCAGTAGAGATTTATAGTCGCAATGCTGAAAGAAACACCGGAAAGTATCCAGATGTTGTTGATGCAGTTTCTAGGTATTCTCCATTTTATAATTTCACTTACCAATGCATTTCTGAATCTCCAACTGAAGAAGCACTGGGAGCAGTTAATGCTAGTTATTATATCCTTGAGTATCCTGTGCTTAAGATTTGTGCCATGCAGATCCAATTATCATGGTTTAACTTATCTGTCAGTGTGCATATAGTTTAATTGTTTTCTAA
It contains:
- the LOC100383890 gene encoding DNA ligase 1, producing MFVLTATTSTTTATSLLLRCRPLPSPKTVTLATPPAILPFCIRSRFSASASASASSVSPQSRATAAAAAGKSREKKPPTARAKRADAVPAAAAPGMSASGGGSAGKRTVADVLMGNARAAASKAKKAAPSPKKPQAKTDGAEVEPEAAAVAEKPPSPARSKRASSPAKSPKLLPDGSTSSAKSKGPAALAQLDAAKENPPSPKRSKTLAAKSDTQPSGEGVVGLGHTDGKKGSPSPTKAKGQASQSEEKKRAASPKKAKTTDSPKTEKNITLELKKKGSEFDPMAVAYWKPGEPVPFLFLARALDLISNESGRIVITEILSNVFRTVMATTPDDLLATVYLSANRIAPPHEGIELGIGDASVIRALAEAYGRKEEHVKKDLKELGDLGLVAKASRSSQKMMFKPKPLTIARVLSTFRTIAKESGKDSQDKKRNHMKGLLVAATDCEPQYITRLLQSKMRIGLAEKTVQMALGQAAVYADKNPLPPKVQSPFEEAAKIIKQAYSVLPIYDKIVPAILEVGVWKLPETCKFSIGVPVGPMLAKATKSVSEIIDKFQGLEYTCEYKYDGERAQIHCMEDGSVEIYSRNAERNTGKYPDVVDAVSRFRKATVKSFVLDCEIVAYDREKQKILPFQILSTRARKGVTINDIKVSVCTFGFDILYINGKPLLQEQLKIRREHLYNSFEEVPGVFKLATAITSNDLEEIQKFLDTAVNSSCEGLIIKTLDKDATYEPAKRSNNWLKLKKDYMDSIGDSLDLVPIAAFYGRGKRTGVFGSFLLACYDEQNEEYQTICNIGTGFSEQQLEERSASLRSKVIEKPKAYYRFGDTMNPDVWFEPSEVWEVKAADLSISPVHRAANGIVDPNKGISLRFPRLLRLRDDKSPEQATTSDQVADMYRSQKINHGYNQEDEDDD